A DNA window from Pithys albifrons albifrons isolate INPA30051 chromosome 7, PitAlb_v1, whole genome shotgun sequence contains the following coding sequences:
- the ZNF438 gene encoding zinc finger protein 438 isoform X5 codes for MGPKILTSGVVSSLQSSLPEPSTPISAASSKPLVVPTQNYTVMQVAGQEGTFSLLAVPYVAPALTQQAQQSNVVPSENPKLPIPRYQSVRNKLLSGKKQAKICGLDAHNKIPTKALVSSQTSPMTTLTEGRPETPSSSDSTEQAMLTDCDSSEIAVATQVNESSCMESGSSVMNKTEIANSNISGLSVVRESLSKPASNPMKLRLCSVKTTSENKRSVMTSEKLKEKPTDSANPVAVLSQAVFGSTVQMTPLVPKGKLPILPYSRMKNSAFCSSKKNINVMDVSGPSLRSECEKLSALAKNKAFDEQLAVPFTQVPKQTIQENTFSPSSKVDINSLKNLDSPPSKKRGRRRRAPDDLLAFQTKRRKCIINKLREGRERAKVDIQTPDNKKGEAVKKYRSIRPKPVVVVQAFAPLTSTAIVETPSRDHLEQGVLLNGSLASKYLSYKHSDATSGKSSDLSRNACSAIPKLLHRCAVCNCTFQYKHHLQDHMSSHTNKRPYSCRICWKACFNLGSLSTHIKFHHNEGKPKKLVCCEFCAKVFGHAKVYFGHLREVHRVVVSTEPSPSEQQIQDALKKRDTNMQEEEKATERRNKCNFEDLFHNPVGVKLQVRCGRCEFIAQSFGEMKFHLLCSHGEEIQGRVGEGVVQGNRGAKEELIKHTNHFWKPCNERRHVAKYSAHEEEIYTFPKLKRQIHSHHQNNLDILSKGELPQSRSDETTKEMQNVGFGTPSEKIEFWSKAGYNCILCKKVFGRKEDLCNHWQSHHNCEDPSALWTIFSLVSKQGIIEFSNNGKS; via the exons ATGGGACCAAAAATTTTAACATCTGGAGTGGTTTCTAGTCTTCAGTCATCTTTGCCTGAGCCAAGTACACCAATTTCAGCTGCAAGTTCTAAACCACTGGTGGTACCAACTCAGAATTACACTGTCATGCAGGTGGCTGGTCAGGAGGGGACGTTTTCCTTGCTGGCTGTGCCGTATGTTGCCCCTGCCCTAACGCAGCAAGCCCAGCAATCAAATGTGGTTCCCTCTGAAAACCCAAAGCTGCCTATCCCTAGGTACCAATCTGTAAGGAATAAACTGCTGAGTggaaaaaaacaggcaaaaatctGTGGTTTGGATGCACATAACAAGATTCCTACCAAAGCACTGGTCTCATCACAGACTTCCCCTATGACTACTTTAACTGAAGGCCGTCCTGAAACTCCTTCTAGTTCAGATTCAACAGAGCAAGCAATGCTAACAGACTGTGATTCATCTGAAATTGCAGTTGCCACACAAGTAAATGAAAGCAGTTGTATGGAATCTGGATCTTCTGTAatgaataaaactgaaattgctAACAGTAATATTTCTGGACTGTCTGTAGTTAGAGAGTCTTTATCCAAGCCAGCAAGTAATCCCATGAAACTACGTCTATGCTCTGTGAAGACAACATCGGAAAACAAAAGGTCAGTCATGACATCTGAGAAACTAAAGGAAAAACCCACAGATTCTGCAAATCCTGTTGCTGTCTTGTCACAAGCAGTTTTTGGCAGTACAGTACAGATGACTCCATTAGTACCAAAGGGAAAACTTCCTATTTTGCCTTATTCAAGGATGAAAAATTCAGCATTCTGTAGTTCTAAGAAGAATATTAATGTTATGGATGTATCTGGTCCATCACTAAGATCTGAATGTGAAAAGCTATCAGCTCTGGcaaaaaacaaagcatttgATGAGCAATTAGCTGTACCATTTACACAAGTCCCCAAACAAACCATTcaagaaaatactttctctCCATCCAGTAAAGTGGACATCAACAGTCTTAAAAATTTGGACAGTCCACCCTCTAAAAAAAGAGGCAGGAGAAGAAGAGCCCCAGATGATTTATTGGCTTTTCAGACCAAGCGAAGGAAATGCATCATTAATAAGctgagagaaggaagagagagggcGAAGGTTGATATTCAGACACCTGACAACaaaaaaggagaagcagtgaaAAAATACCGTAGTATTAGACCAAAACCAGTGGTAGTTGTGCAAGCCTTTGCACCACTGACTTCTACAGCAATAGTAGAGACACCATCTCGTGACCATTTAGAGCAAGGTGTCCTTTTAAATGGTTCACTTGCCAGTAAGTATTTAAGTTACAAGCATAGTGATGCTACATCAGGTAAATCAAGTGATTTAAGTAGAAATGCATGTTCAGCCATACCTAAGCTGTTGCACAGATGTGCTGTTTGTAACTGTACCTTCCAGTATAAGCACCACCTCCAGGACCACATGAGCTCGCACACAAACAAACGGCCGTACAGCTGTCGGATTTGCTGGAAAGCCTGTTTTAATTTGGGGAGCCTGAGCACACATATAAAGTTTCATCACAATGAAGGCAAACCCAAAAAGCTGGTGTGCTGTGAATTCTGTGCTAAAGTTTTTGGCCATGCAAAAGTGTATTTTGGCCACCTCAGAGAAGTGCACAGGGTTGTTGTCAGCACAGAACCCTCTCCTAGCGAGCAACAAATACAAGATGCTTTAAAGAAGAGAGACACAAATatgcaagaggaagaaaaagctaCAGAGAG gaGAAATAAGTGTAATTTTGAGGACCTATTCCATAACCCAGTAGGAGTGAAATTACAGGTCAGGTGTGGTCGGTGCGAGTTTATTGCACAGTCTTTTGGTGAGATGAAGTTCCACTTACTGTGCTCTCATGGAGAAGAGATTCAGGGAAGAGTAGGGGAAGGAGTTGTGCAAGGAAACAGAGGAGCTAAAGAAGAATTGATCAAACACACAAACCACTTCTGGAAACCGTGCAATGAGAGAAGACATGTAGCAAAATACAGTGCCCATGAAGAGGAGATTTATACttttccaaaactgaaaagaCAGATACACTCTCACCATCAAAATAATCTTGATATTTTATCTAAAGGCGAACTGCCTCAGTCAAGAAGTGATGAAACCACCAAGGAGATGCAAAATGTGGGGTTTGGTACACCAAGCGAGAAAATAGAATTTTGGTCTAAAGCAGGCTATAACTGCATTTTATGCAAAAAGGTATTTGGAAGAAAAGAGGATCTTTGTAATCATTGGCAAAGTCATCATAATTGTGAAGACCCTTCCGCTTTATGGACAATTTTTAGTTTGGTATCAAAACAAGGGATTATTGAATTTTCTAATAATGGTAAATCTTGA